DNA sequence from the Bacteroidales bacterium WCE2008 genome:
ACACCTGTGCCAAGAGAGTTAAGTTCTTCTTCCCTTAAGTACACTTTCCCGTTTTGGTGAAGGAAATACTTACACGGCCCTGAATAAGTACCATTATATAAAAAATAGTTAACACCTCCTTTGATCTCTACGTTAGAGGGGAAGCAATCAGACGCACTTAGATAATCGTTTATAATCTGAAAATGATTACACCTGATTTTTTCATCGGCCCATCTTTCGCTGACTCCTTGTCCCTGTTTTGTCATCCATCTGCTGGGCGTAATCAACGAAATGTAATTTGCCCCCAAATCAAAGGCAATATCCATAAAAATGGGATAAATCGCCGAGGCGAATGAGGCATTTGTGGTTGCCTGAGTAACTTGATACGGCGGGTTGCCAACTACAGCGTCAAATTTCATATTAATCAACTTTTCTTTCTTTTCAGGGCTTGAGAGCAAGTCATATGTAACAAAGCTATCAATTACATTCTCGACGGGTAAAGAGAGTAATTCATATATCTTACGAGTAAGTTCGTAAGAGACCCTGGATGTAGGTAAAGAAATAATGCTATCTTTTGCCTTAACACCAAATCTCTTGTACAAAGCACATGCAAATTCTCCCTGTTTTGAGGCTATATCTAAAATACGCTCTGAATTATAGGGCTCAAACGGCAAAATACCGACAATGTCACAAGCCAAAAAAGAAGGTGTGACAATTTCAGATGTGGACAAACGCCCAAACTTCTTCATTGCACGCTCGGCTCTCTCAAGAGGAGGGAGCGAGCTATCTTTCATCAACGAATTGATATTCTGAATCTTATAATCTAACTTACTAAGATAAAAAGGGTTCATCCTTGTTTGTATGATTCTCAAAACCGATAGTTTTATACCTAGACTATTGGCAATTCTACGGTCCTCTTGTAAGTATGTCTTCCCATTATGAAGGGTATTTATGATATCATCAAGAGATTTTACATCCGACTTGGTCAAGAACGCAAAAAAGAGAATCATTGAGTAATAAGTGCATAACTTTTTCTTGAGATCAGAATCTTCGCTATCTTGTTCTAAATTATCATTATTACTAGAATTGCTATTCTTATTGGAAGGTACCTTTCCAGAACCTTCACCTTCCTCATCATCTTCTGCATCGAAATCATCTCCATCTCCCTCATTTGGCTTGAATTCTAACCCCTTTGAAGAATCTATTGGATTCAAGTCTTTTATCGCATTCATAATACCTTCATCAGAAAGCAGCCCAAAGTCAATTGGAATGTCCCATGCTTCATCAAGGACACTTCTTTCTTTAGAATACTCACGAACTGCATCCAGAATATTGGAAGGAGTAACTTCTTCAAGTTTATCCTTGTTGATGACAATAATAGGAGAGATTTCAAGTTCTTTTGCGAGCCTTTCTTCTAACTTAAGATTCCCTTTCTTATCTGTATTAACATTGTAAAACTGAGATCTTCGTTCCTGTAGTTCAAACATCCTGACTGGATCAAAATCCACAAGTAAAGTTTGTGGCTTCATATTGAACTTTATAACTTCTTCAGAACCCTCTGATTTGTATGTTTGAATATACTGATTTTGCAAACGGAATATTGCTTGATCGTATTCCTGGGGAGATGAAGAATTTTTAAGATACAGCATTGTATCCCACTGCTCAACTGTACTTCCAGTTAGCATCCTATTAACCGTAAGAGTAATTGTCTTTTTCCCATTGCTTTCGAGCTCAACAATACGACTCTTTACGGATGAAGTGTCAGGATAAAGAGTTTCATTGTCTACACCCGCAATATTAATTATCTCATAGGTAGATAGATTCTTAAAAATTGATATGTTCTCTTTAATCAACGCTTCTAAAGCATCACATGATGCCCGAAAAGGAAGGACACAAACTATATGTCTGCACATTTTCCCTCGCTTGATCCTATCATAATTTAAAAATCCAAGAATATTCTCGTCCTCTTTTGAGCCGTCAATAACGCTTAATAAATCCAGAACTTCATGCTCATAAACGAACTTCTTATGAGCTCCATCATTGGTTTTTTGGATAGAAACTGGCCGCAAAAGGTCAGCGATAGAAGCAGACCTCCCCTCAGACCTCAGTTGCTCAATTCTTTTTCTGGAAGATTCGTTTGGATTAAAGGCGAAACGGACCATTTGTGGGAAACCATAGTACGGATTATCCCATTCCTTCACATCTTTATTGGTGCCATCATCATCAGAAAGAAGATGCTCATCATCCCACTTTCTCTGCTCTTCAACGATGTCTGAGAATTGACAAAAAGCGATAATATCCTCCTTTGTGAATTCGCCACTCATTAATATCCTGTATGGGGTTCCCGAGAGATGTATCCTAACTTTTGAGTCTAATTGTTTTATAGCCTCCTCATCTTCTTCTTTAACAAAGTCTCCAAAACGACCAGCTGTCTCCACTGCTGCCTCAGCTTTCATTAATCCAAAAGACTCTAATACTCGACCATATCTCTCAGCTCTAGCGCCAAAATGAGTTTCATCTACAATCAACAAATCCGATTGTAGGTGAAATACTTCGGTGTGACGTTTCTTTATCTCATCTCCTTGCAAGTCCTGAAGTGTCAAGAATAACACAATTCGTTTATTATTGGATAGAGTCGAAGAAATTAGGTTATCGTTGCGATCTAGCGATTCTGCATCTGCGAAAATGTACTCACTGAACAAAACATGACTCTCAACGGTCTTCTTCCACTCCTCCTTTACATCAGCTTTTGCAGATACAATTATCACATACTTAGCTTTCGCATCAAGGGCGCAACACATTGATGTGAAAGACTTTCCAAATCGCATTACTGCATATAAAAGCAGATTATTACGCCCCTTTTCTACTGCAGCATGGAAGTTTTTGATAGCCGTATCTTGATTGGGACGAGGTTCGTAATCTTCAACCCTATCGTATGTCCTTATAACCGGTAAGTAATCAGTATTATAGAATGTATATCTTCCATCATTATCATCAGCACTGCGATGGATATCATTGATAGCATCTTTTACGTCTTCTATTGTAGCATCTCTGAAAAATTCCTTTGAGTAATAAGGAATACCCGGGACATCCTCTTGTTTTAAACGGGCTCTTTTACGAACATCTGTTAAAAAGGAATGTACAGCAAAATCACGAAATAGAGTGTTATCATCAATACGTGCAGAATCCTGATACTCTTTTCGAAGATTTGGAAAATACTTTCTCCACTCGTCCAGTCTTGTCTCTACAGGGCGATATGTGTCACCTACTTTTAGATAGTTTGGAACAGTTTCCGTAGAAAAAGCGTATATAGAAGGATCAACCCTACCAACTATGATGTTGTCTAAGATTGCTGTGTTAAAACGACATCCTGGAGTATTAGTTTCTGCCATAATATTATGATTTAAGAATATCTACGAAACGGACAATATTCCCAGTTTCCCAATCCTTTATCTTACAATACACTCCATTATGAGAAAACTTGTCGTTTCTTTTACAGCCCGCACACTTGACAATTGCTTCTTTAACCTCAAATATATCTTCAGTTCTAACGACGATATCATGACAAGAATTGGGGACCACGCCCCTCATCCCATCCATTTGCCAGATATTCCATGAAATAATGTCCGCGATTTCGAAAAGCTCATTGACAGAAGGCATCTTTAAAAACTTATCTGCATAAAAATCCACATAAGTAAACAAGAGAGCCTCCCGTGCTAGCAGTAGACTATCTCCTTGCCACTCATAGCCATATACGCTCTGATAGGATTTTCTCGCCCATTCACGCCATTCTTCTAATGAAGATGTATTCTCAGCGACAATACGAAGCTTCCTATCAAGCATGCCAATTCGTTGCATAACGGGGATATAATCACCAGTAGTAGTATCATATCTACTAACGAGGTACGGCGCTTCTCCACAAGTGATTTCCAGCCTGGTTGATAATACGTACGATTTCCACGACTTTCCTCTCGGAAATTTGACTTTATTCATATTAACAACCCAAAAAGAAGCGGAGTTCTCAAAGCACTCAGTATTGAATACGCCTTCACGACCAAACCACGCATTATCAACCAGATTATTTTGCAAATTGCATAACCAGGAAGGAGTAAACACTTCAGCTTTATCTCTCACTCGCGCATCCTGAAGAGTCTTTTTCTTGAGAACTCGCGGCATAATTACTTGACCATTATTTCCCGTAATCTTTTCAGGCGTGATTTCATCTGAAAAATCATACCCCTCGCCGAGTGATTTATAATCGTCTGATGCCCAAAAGATAAACTTTTGGGTATTATGATCTATCAGGAGCTGTTTTAACAACTCCGGCGACTGAGAATGCAAATTGGTTTCTCTTATGTCAACCGATTCGTCTTGTATATGCTTTAAGCCACTCATTCATTAGTCCTTAAAGTAACAAATTTAACGATTTTCTGTAAAAAAACACGGTAATTTGGTGTTATACTTCTCTCCTAATATTCCTTTATTGAAATCTTTCTGCATTCATATAGGCTAGGAGAATACCGATAAGCCAGCACACGCTATAATAGAGTATATTCAAGCCAGTTAAACTGAAAACAATTAGGCCCAAATTCCAGTAAATGATTTATGATATCATTATTAATCTAATATTGATTCAACTATTTTCTGATTAACAAACGAGTTATTCTCTCTCATTTTCCTTGCTATTATCATAGCATTTCTAAAGTTCGACTAGGTCGAACAATGGTCTGATAGCAAGTAGCCACAAAAAATGGGACAGTTAGGAAGTCCTACAGTCAAAAACAACCCATCGTGGATCAAAACGTACTTCTTATTCGCAAATCACATCAAGGATATAAAGAAGCTAGTAGGCATTCCAGTCAAGTCTCAGTCAGAAACATCAACCTTAAGCTCAAATACAGCTTCTAGACATATGTACGGACATCCGCGGCGCTTACAGGAGAGCCGCCGAGTATGAGCAGGCGCTCCACCACGTTACGGAGCTCACGGATGTTGCCGGTCCAGTCATGTTCCTGAAGCAGTTTGATGGCCTCCGGGGCGAAAGCCCTGAGAGGCTTTCCTGTCTCCGAGCAGATCTGGGCGGAGAAATAGTCCACGAGCAGCGGAATGTCCTCTTTTCTTTCATTGAGCGACGGCACATGGAGCACGATCACGCTCAGACGATGGTAAAGGTCCTCCCTGAACGTGCCCTTCTCGATCTCGGCACGCAGGTCCTTGTTGGTAGCGGCGATTACGCGCACGTCGACTTCGATGTCCTTGTCTCCTCCGACAGGAGTAAGTTTCTTCTCCTGGAGGACGCGGAGCACTTTCGCCTGTGCGGCAAGGCTCATGTCACCGATCTCGTCGAGGAAGAGAGTACCGCCGTCAGCCTGCTCGAACTTGCCTTTATGGTCCTTGATAGCCGATGTGAACGAGCCTTTCTTATGGCCGAAGAGTTCGCTCTCGATGAGTTCCGAAGGGATGGCGGCGCAGTTGACTTCGATATATGGCATCGCGCTGCGGGCGCTCTGCTGGTGTAGGCTGCGGGCGACGAGTTCCTTTCCGCTGCCGTTCGAGCCAGTGATGAGAACCCTGGCATCGGTCGGAGCGACCTTGTCGATCATCTCGCGGATGTGGCAGATAGGCTCGGACTCTCCGATCATCTGCTGGCCATAGACTTTCTTCTTGAGGATTTTGTTGTCCTTGACAAGATTGGCCTTGTCGGTCGCATTCTTTATGGTGATAAGTATTCTGTTGAGGTCGAGCGGCTTCTGGATGAAGTCGAACGCGCCTTTCTTGATACAGTCGACGGCGGTGTCGATGTCCCCATGGCCCGAAATCATGATCACTGCCGAGTCGATTCCTTCGGCGATGAGTTTCTCGAGGACCTCGGTGCCTTCCATTCCCGGCATCTTGATG
Encoded proteins:
- a CDS encoding Type III restriction enzyme, res subunit encodes the protein MAETNTPGCRFNTAILDNIIVGRVDPSIYAFSTETVPNYLKVGDTYRPVETRLDEWRKYFPNLRKEYQDSARIDDNTLFRDFAVHSFLTDVRKRARLKQEDVPGIPYYSKEFFRDATIEDVKDAINDIHRSADDNDGRYTFYNTDYLPVIRTYDRVEDYEPRPNQDTAIKNFHAAVEKGRNNLLLYAVMRFGKSFTSMCCALDAKAKYVIIVSAKADVKEEWKKTVESHVLFSEYIFADAESLDRNDNLISSTLSNNKRIVLFLTLQDLQGDEIKKRHTEVFHLQSDLLIVDETHFGARAERYGRVLESFGLMKAEAAVETAGRFGDFVKEEDEEAIKQLDSKVRIHLSGTPYRILMSGEFTKEDIIAFCQFSDIVEEQRKWDDEHLLSDDDGTNKDVKEWDNPYYGFPQMVRFAFNPNESSRKRIEQLRSEGRSASIADLLRPVSIQKTNDGAHKKFVYEHEVLDLLSVIDGSKEDENILGFLNYDRIKRGKMCRHIVCVLPFRASCDALEALIKENISIFKNLSTYEIINIAGVDNETLYPDTSSVKSRIVELESNGKKTITLTVNRMLTGSTVEQWDTMLYLKNSSSPQEYDQAIFRLQNQYIQTYKSEGSEEVIKFNMKPQTLLVDFDPVRMFELQERRSQFYNVNTDKKGNLKLEERLAKELEISPIIVINKDKLEEVTPSNILDAVREYSKERSVLDEAWDIPIDFGLLSDEGIMNAIKDLNPIDSSKGLEFKPNEGDGDDFDAEDDEEGEGSGKVPSNKNSNSSNNDNLEQDSEDSDLKKKLCTYYSMILFFAFLTKSDVKSLDDIINTLHNGKTYLQEDRRIANSLGIKLSVLRIIQTRMNPFYLSKLDYKIQNINSLMKDSSLPPLERAERAMKKFGRLSTSEIVTPSFLACDIVGILPFEPYNSERILDIASKQGEFACALYKRFGVKAKDSIISLPTSRVSYELTRKIYELLSLPVENVIDSFVTYDLLSSPEKKEKLINMKFDAVVGNPPYQVTQATTNASFASAIYPIFMDIAFDLGANYISLITPSRWMTKQGQGVSERWADEKIRCNHFQIINDYLSASDCFPSNVEIKGGVNYFLYNGTYSGPCKYFLHQNGKVYLREEELNSLGTGVVIRDMNAPAILRRIIDKEGNFFVDNNFSSYVGPVHFFDKAGVLGSKWKGYSLRKSKKRNIKFYTNKQLEPQGFGWIKLADLPKGAQSVNIHKIYIPEAGGSGTDPYVLGKPFYGEPGSVCSQTYLVIGYDPVSHNLTKVQCDNIISYIRTKFFRYLVSIMKNTQHNPSSVFQFVPVQDFSKPWTDEELYAKYELTKDEISVIEATIKPLD
- a CDS encoding hypothetical protein (manually curated), with the protein product MHSQSPELLKQLLIDHNTQKFIFWASDDYKSLGEGYDFSDEITPEKITGNNGQVIMPRVLKKKTLQDARVRDKAEVFTPSWLCNLQNNLVDNAWFGREGVFNTECFENSASFWVVNMNKVKFPRGKSWKSYVLSTRLEITCGEAPYLVSRYDTTTGDYIPVMQRIGMLDRKLRIVAENTSSLEEWREWARKSYQSVYGYEWQGDSLLLAREALLFTYVDFYADKFLKMPSVNELFEIADIISWNIWQMDGMRGVVPNSCHDIVVRTEDIFEVKEAIVKCAGCKRNDKFSHNGVYCKIKDWETGNIVRFVDILKS
- a CDS encoding DNA-binding transcriptional response regulator, NtrC family, contains REC, AAA-type ATPase, and a Fis-type DNA-binding domains, which gives rise to MKILVVDDERAIRNSLKEILMDEGFTVEVAEDGPSALAIAAKERYDVIFCDIKMPGMEGTEVLEKLIAEGIDSAVIMISGHGDIDTAVDCIKKGAFDFIQKPLDLNRILITIKNATDKANLVKDNKILKKKVYGQQMIGESEPICHIREMIDKVAPTDARVLITGSNGSGKELVARSLHQQSARSAMPYIEVNCAAIPSELIESELFGHKKGSFTSAIKDHKGKFEQADGGTLFLDEIGDMSLAAQAKVLRVLQEKKLTPVGGDKDIEVDVRVIAATNKDLRAEIEKGTFREDLYHRLSVIVLHVPSLNERKEDIPLLVDYFSAQICSETGKPLRAFAPEAIKLLQEHDWTGNIRELRNVVERLLILGGSPVSAADVRTYV